The Zobellia alginiliquefaciens genome contains a region encoding:
- a CDS encoding RagB/SusD family nutrient uptake outer membrane protein, translating into MIKYIKNTSKILILPAIGLSVLFSCSDLEVEETDSLLVANFEGIETAEEAASSVTAMYNQINGYIGNQADLFALSEVTTDELLVPTRGSDWGDNGIWRQLHQHTWTPDHSYITNVWNQWNELQLTASEVLDSRSASSEASKADAAFLRALGMYVILDNFGQVPYRDTTADPLDDPAVLTGNEAVDFIVADLEAAISGLPATSPDGETVMASKAAARYLLAKVLLNKHIFNGSGSADSADMNRVVSLVDEIEGDGFGLVSGYFDIFKADTDQETIFWVKTSVGNRIWNGLHYNLTTPEQAGGWNGFSTLAEFYDLFEGDPNSNEEGGNQEERRGYVPSEGKPAGIPGTVDANSDGIADGSNIGFGFLIGQQYEPDGTPLNDRGTSPLNFTRDFTDATNGEKSLVENSEVTGIRVIKYHPQYGAFAEHEIFFRYSDAHLMKAEAIMRDGGDPTALVNELRVLRGAEPLATVTEQDLLDERGRELYAEFWRRNDMIRFGQYTKDWEFKDPSSVGDTNRQLFPIPASQIILNPNLVQNPGY; encoded by the coding sequence ATGATAAAATATATTAAAAATACATCGAAGATTCTAATACTACCGGCCATAGGCTTGTCCGTATTATTCTCATGTAGCGACCTTGAGGTTGAAGAAACAGACTCTTTATTGGTTGCCAACTTTGAGGGAATCGAAACTGCTGAAGAAGCAGCAAGTTCTGTTACCGCAATGTACAATCAAATCAACGGGTATATTGGAAACCAAGCAGATTTATTCGCTTTGAGCGAAGTTACTACTGACGAGCTTTTAGTTCCGACTAGAGGTTCTGACTGGGGAGATAATGGAATATGGAGACAGTTACACCAACATACCTGGACACCTGACCATTCATATATTACAAACGTATGGAACCAATGGAATGAGCTACAACTTACTGCTAGCGAGGTATTAGATTCAAGGTCTGCATCATCTGAAGCATCAAAAGCAGATGCCGCATTTCTTAGAGCATTAGGAATGTATGTGATTCTTGATAATTTTGGACAAGTTCCATACCGCGATACTACAGCAGACCCTTTAGATGACCCTGCCGTTTTAACAGGAAATGAAGCTGTTGATTTTATAGTTGCTGACCTAGAAGCCGCTATTTCCGGATTACCAGCCACCTCACCGGATGGAGAAACAGTAATGGCGTCCAAAGCTGCAGCTAGATACTTATTAGCAAAAGTTTTATTGAACAAGCATATATTTAATGGTTCAGGCTCTGCTGATAGCGCGGATATGAACAGAGTTGTTTCCCTGGTAGATGAAATAGAAGGAGATGGATTTGGTTTGGTCTCTGGTTATTTTGATATATTTAAAGCAGACACTGATCAAGAAACCATTTTTTGGGTAAAGACTTCCGTTGGTAATAGAATATGGAACGGACTTCACTACAATCTTACAACTCCAGAACAAGCTGGCGGTTGGAATGGCTTTAGCACCTTAGCAGAATTTTACGATTTATTTGAAGGCGACCCAAATTCTAACGAAGAGGGTGGCAATCAGGAAGAAAGAAGAGGTTATGTCCCTTCTGAAGGAAAACCTGCAGGAATCCCAGGCACTGTTGATGCAAACTCAGATGGTATTGCCGACGGGTCTAATATTGGTTTTGGCTTTTTAATAGGACAACAATATGAACCAGACGGAACGCCATTGAACGATAGAGGCACAAGCCCTTTGAATTTTACTAGAGATTTCACTGATGCTACTAATGGCGAAAAAAGCTTAGTTGAAAACAGTGAAGTTACCGGTATACGAGTAATAAAGTACCACCCACAATATGGTGCTTTCGCCGAGCATGAAATTTTCTTCAGATATTCTGACGCGCACTTAATGAAAGCAGAAGCAATTATGCGTGATGGAGGAGACCCAACTGCTTTAGTAAACGAGCTTAGAGTTTTGAGAGGTGCCGAACCATTAGCTACAGTTACCGAGCAAGATTTATTAGATGAAAGAGGGAGAGAACTCTATGCTGAATTTTGGAGGAGAAATGATATGATTAGATTTGGTCAATATACTAAAGATTGGGAATTCAAAGACCCTTCTTCTGTTGGTGACACTAACAGACAATTATTTCCTATACCTGCATCACAAATTATTTTAAACCCTAACCTAGTTCAAAACCCAGGGTACTAA
- a CDS encoding SusC/RagA family TonB-linked outer membrane protein — MKIMLLKNLVMVAAFLGFGIAQAQDVSGTVSDASGPLPGASVVIKGSTTGAQTDFDGNYSLSDVPEGATLIFSYIGFATQEVPVNGQSTINVTLQEDAQALDEVVIIGYGTTTVKDATGSVTAVKAEDFNGGVIASPEQLIQGKSAGVQISQSSGEPGAGVNIRIRGANSIRSNNNPLFVVDGVPLSGESTTPDGGNIVNGGNATKNPLSFINPSDIESISILKDASATAIYGSRGANGVVIVTTKSGKAGSGGNWEFNSTFSVSSPADEYDLFDGPEFISKSASLRSQEIADGLDFGQNTDWQDYITRNTASQNQNLAYSNNYGSGNVRTTFSYGKQFGVIQKSSQERITGRVNVAQRFLDDKLRVNFQSTLSRVNDEAPPISGTSGSSGNLIGAAYAANPTWPSSSTFSIDGNLVNPANYLANWQSETHTDRFLANLSAEYDITEELTGKISVGYDRSDAQAITVISPGVRNFDRVVDNGQAAFNTLEATSKLLEATLNYKKEFSNSTLDAIVGFTFQDFQRQGINSQGWGTSLYNLDKIGQELKQSIYDLRYSINRPYQQFGYDASSSFVNSLNPFDDEGTLNRQSDSFRSVWGNAFDNTDELQSFFGRINYSLNSKYLFTVTLRADGSSRFGTNNKYGYFPSGAFAWQLAEEDFIGDAFSTLKLRVSAGATGNQEGLGYANYLKRVRFSTPNIDNDGSINRPGTETVAVQNSDLKWESTTDYNLGIDFGFADDRFNGSIDLYRRETKDLLFRQPAAAPAFDPFKFTNLEDGTLINQGVELGLNYDFIQSEDINFSTSFNIAYNDNTVEGLNGATADFGVLNGPGLTGAFAQRLGEGRSLFSYYMATYSEDADGNPNFNADDKDFVGEDAVPDITTGLALNLTVKNWDVSAFFTGQFGFSVYNNTANAFLNAAAFNTSRNVTPEALELQSSEVSTLYLEKGDFVRMQNASIGYNVPLSGKGALNSLRLSLTGQNLFLITDYSGLDPEVSSSTSSDGDFTGGIPSQGIDYTSFPRPRTFTLGINARF; from the coding sequence ATGAAGATTATGCTACTCAAAAACCTGGTTATGGTTGCGGCTTTTTTAGGCTTTGGCATAGCACAGGCACAAGATGTTTCGGGAACTGTTTCCGATGCAAGTGGCCCTTTACCGGGAGCTAGTGTTGTAATAAAAGGCTCGACCACTGGAGCACAAACGGATTTTGATGGAAATTATTCATTAAGCGATGTACCTGAAGGTGCAACCTTGATCTTTAGTTACATTGGCTTTGCTACCCAAGAAGTACCGGTCAATGGTCAATCTACAATTAACGTAACCCTACAAGAAGATGCTCAAGCTTTGGACGAGGTTGTCATAATAGGTTATGGTACAACAACCGTAAAAGATGCAACTGGATCGGTTACCGCGGTGAAAGCTGAGGATTTTAACGGAGGCGTCATTGCTTCCCCTGAACAATTGATACAAGGTAAAAGTGCCGGTGTGCAAATATCGCAATCGAGCGGTGAACCGGGAGCAGGTGTTAATATTCGTATTAGAGGCGCAAATTCAATTCGTTCTAACAACAACCCGCTGTTCGTAGTTGATGGTGTTCCACTTTCAGGAGAATCCACTACCCCTGACGGAGGGAATATTGTAAACGGAGGGAATGCTACAAAGAACCCTCTAAGCTTTATTAACCCAAGTGATATTGAGAGTATTTCAATTTTGAAAGACGCCTCCGCAACAGCTATATATGGATCAAGAGGTGCTAACGGTGTAGTGATCGTAACTACTAAAAGTGGTAAAGCGGGCTCTGGAGGAAACTGGGAATTCAACTCAACCTTTAGTGTTTCTTCCCCAGCCGACGAATACGACTTATTTGATGGACCTGAATTCATTTCTAAATCAGCAAGCTTACGATCTCAAGAAATAGCAGATGGATTGGATTTCGGACAAAATACAGACTGGCAAGATTACATCACAAGAAATACCGCTTCTCAAAATCAAAATTTAGCATATAGCAACAACTACGGTAGCGGTAATGTTAGAACAACATTTTCTTATGGTAAACAGTTTGGTGTGATACAAAAGTCATCACAAGAAAGAATTACCGGTAGAGTAAACGTAGCTCAACGATTTTTAGATGATAAGCTAAGAGTTAATTTCCAATCTACTTTGTCTAGAGTTAATGACGAAGCACCTCCTATTAGTGGTACTTCTGGTTCTAGCGGAAACCTAATCGGTGCCGCTTATGCTGCTAACCCAACCTGGCCTTCAAGTAGTACTTTTAGTATTGACGGAAATCTCGTCAATCCTGCGAATTACCTAGCAAATTGGCAATCCGAAACACATACCGATAGGTTTTTAGCCAATCTTTCTGCGGAGTACGACATTACAGAAGAGTTGACAGGTAAAATATCTGTAGGTTATGACCGGTCCGATGCACAAGCAATAACAGTAATATCTCCCGGGGTAAGAAATTTTGATAGAGTTGTTGATAATGGACAAGCAGCATTCAATACTTTGGAAGCTACAAGTAAATTGCTTGAAGCCACATTGAACTACAAAAAAGAGTTTTCCAACTCCACGTTAGATGCTATTGTAGGTTTCACTTTTCAGGATTTTCAAAGGCAAGGTATCAATTCTCAGGGTTGGGGCACCTCACTTTACAACCTAGACAAGATAGGTCAAGAATTGAAGCAATCAATTTATGACTTGCGTTATTCTATAAACCGTCCATACCAACAGTTTGGGTATGATGCTTCCAGCAGTTTTGTAAATTCACTAAACCCTTTTGATGATGAAGGCACATTAAACAGACAATCTGACTCTTTTAGATCAGTTTGGGGCAATGCTTTTGACAATACCGATGAATTACAATCGTTTTTTGGTAGAATCAATTATTCTTTGAATAGTAAATATTTATTTACTGTAACGCTTAGAGCTGATGGTTCTTCTAGATTTGGTACAAATAATAAATATGGTTATTTCCCTTCAGGAGCATTTGCATGGCAATTAGCTGAAGAAGATTTTATAGGAGATGCTTTTTCTACTCTTAAACTTAGAGTGAGTGCCGGTGCAACGGGTAACCAAGAAGGCTTAGGGTATGCAAACTACTTAAAAAGGGTTCGTTTTAGCACACCTAATATAGATAACGATGGTAGTATAAACAGGCCTGGTACGGAAACTGTCGCAGTACAAAATTCAGATTTAAAATGGGAATCTACTACAGATTACAACTTAGGTATAGATTTTGGGTTTGCAGATGACCGCTTCAATGGTTCTATTGATTTATATAGAAGAGAAACCAAAGATTTGTTGTTTAGACAGCCGGCTGCAGCTCCAGCCTTTGACCCTTTTAAATTCACCAACTTAGAAGATGGCACACTAATAAACCAAGGTGTTGAACTTGGCTTAAACTATGATTTTATCCAGTCTGAAGATATTAACTTTTCAACATCTTTCAATATAGCTTATAATGATAACACCGTAGAAGGTTTAAATGGAGCTACTGCAGATTTTGGAGTTCTGAACGGCCCAGGGCTTACAGGTGCATTTGCACAACGCCTTGGTGAGGGAAGGTCACTTTTCTCATATTACATGGCTACTTATTCCGAAGATGCTGATGGCAATCCTAATTTTAATGCAGATGATAAAGATTTTGTTGGTGAAGATGCCGTACCGGATATTACTACAGGTTTAGCACTAAATTTGACAGTTAAAAACTGGGATGTATCGGCATTTTTTACAGGGCAATTTGGATTCTCTGTATATAATAACACTGCAAATGCGTTCTTAAACGCTGCAGCTTTCAATACTTCCAGAAATGTAACTCCTGAAGCTCTTGAACTTCAATCATCGGAGGTTTCTACTCTTTATTTAGAAAAAGGAGACTTCGTACGTATGCAAAATGCAAGCATAGGGTACAACGTACCATTAAGTGGAAAGGGAGCGCTAAATAGTCTTAGATTATCGCTTACAGGTCAAAATCTATTTTTAATTACCGATTACAGCGGTTTAGACCCAGAAGTTTCATCATCCACGTCTTCAGACGGAGATTTTACAGGAGGAATTCCGAGCCAAGGTATAGACTATACTTCTTTCCCTAGACCTCGAACATTCACTTTAGGAATAAATGCTAGATTCTAA
- a CDS encoding LacI family DNA-binding transcriptional regulator — protein sequence MKRKITLKQIARELEVSISTVSKALKDSDEISADTKQKVKAFAKLYNYRPNNIALSLKNRRTKNIGVVIPDIVHHFFTTVFRGIEKYANEHGYNVVVCVSDESYEKEVFNMELLANGSIDGFIMSVSAETQQKNDFSHLKEVMEQGIPLVLFDRVIDEIECDKVIMNDEEIAYDATVKMLAEGKKKIALVTTESYFNVSEKRAEGYKRALTDHGIAHDERLTLVLPYKELEEKYIEDFVENEDFDGVLCVNEIFAVLFMALAQKKGLKVPEDVSVIGFTDGLLSRYSTPALTTVAQHGEKMGQVAAKMLIEKLENEIGFHEEEVYRTEIIEATLIERDSTINK from the coding sequence TTGAAGCGAAAGATTACCTTAAAACAAATTGCAAGAGAGTTAGAAGTATCAATTTCTACTGTGTCAAAGGCTTTAAAAGATAGTGACGAGATCAGTGCGGATACCAAACAAAAGGTAAAAGCCTTTGCTAAACTTTATAATTATAGGCCTAATAATATAGCGTTAAGCCTAAAAAATAGAAGGACCAAAAATATTGGGGTGGTTATTCCGGATATTGTCCATCACTTCTTTACAACTGTTTTTAGGGGTATTGAAAAGTATGCCAACGAACATGGTTATAATGTTGTAGTATGTGTATCCGACGAGTCTTATGAAAAAGAAGTTTTCAATATGGAGCTTTTGGCCAATGGCAGTATTGATGGTTTCATCATGTCCGTATCTGCTGAAACTCAGCAAAAAAATGATTTTAGTCATTTAAAGGAGGTCATGGAGCAAGGAATTCCTTTGGTCTTGTTCGATCGGGTAATTGATGAGATTGAGTGTGATAAGGTTATTATGAATGATGAGGAGATAGCTTATGATGCTACAGTAAAAATGTTGGCTGAGGGTAAAAAAAAGATAGCTTTGGTAACTACGGAAAGCTATTTTAATGTTAGTGAAAAAAGAGCGGAAGGATACAAGAGGGCACTTACGGACCATGGTATTGCTCATGATGAGAGATTAACTTTGGTCTTGCCATATAAGGAGCTCGAAGAAAAATATATTGAGGATTTTGTTGAAAATGAAGATTTTGATGGAGTTCTTTGCGTGAACGAAATTTTTGCCGTTCTTTTTATGGCATTGGCTCAGAAGAAAGGATTGAAAGTTCCAGAAGATGTATCCGTAATTGGTTTTACGGACGGACTTTTATCTAGATATTCAACCCCGGCATTAACCACGGTTGCACAACATGGGGAAAAAATGGGGCAGGTTGCTGCAAAAATGTTGATAGAGAAACTTGAAAATGAAATAGGTTTTCATGAAGAAGAAGTTTATAGGACTGAAATTATAGAGGCTACCCTCATAGAAAGAGATTCAACTATAAACAAATAG
- the pgmB gene encoding beta-phosphoglucomutase, which yields MGTAAFIFDLDGVIVDTAKYHYLAWKKLANELGFEFTKEQNELFKGVSRKRCLEILLDIGDVTATQEEFDKYMVEKNEDYLEYIEKMDESEILPDVPKVLSFLKEKNIPIALGSASKNARPILEKVKLLSYFDAIVDGNDVTKAKPDPEVFLIAANKLETSPEKCVVFEDAVAGIQAANNANMISIGIGDAKVLSEADHNFNDFTEMNIEFLESLMSPQA from the coding sequence ATGGGTACAGCAGCATTTATATTTGATTTGGACGGTGTTATTGTAGACACTGCAAAATATCACTACTTAGCTTGGAAGAAACTGGCCAATGAACTGGGTTTTGAATTTACAAAGGAACAGAACGAACTTTTTAAGGGTGTAAGTCGAAAACGATGTTTAGAAATTCTTTTGGATATTGGTGACGTTACTGCAACTCAAGAAGAGTTTGATAAATATATGGTAGAAAAGAACGAGGACTATCTTGAGTACATTGAAAAGATGGACGAGTCCGAAATTCTGCCCGATGTGCCAAAAGTTTTAAGTTTTCTGAAGGAAAAGAATATCCCCATTGCTTTAGGGTCTGCAAGTAAAAATGCTCGCCCTATTTTAGAAAAAGTAAAACTATTGTCTTATTTTGATGCTATTGTAGACGGTAACGATGTTACCAAAGCAAAGCCGGACCCGGAAGTCTTTCTGATCGCGGCCAATAAATTAGAAACATCACCTGAAAAATGTGTTGTTTTTGAAGATGCCGTTGCGGGAATACAAGCAGCCAACAATGCCAATATGATTAGTATCGGTATCGGTGATGCTAAGGTTTTATCCGAAGCGGACCATAATTTTAACGATTTTACAGAAATGAACATTGAATTTCTAGAAAGTTTAATGTCACCACAAGCGTAA
- a CDS encoding glycoside hydrolase family 65 protein yields the protein MQEYIKADPWSIIEEDFDKELVKSSESIFSIGNGAMGQRANFEENYTGETFQGSYIAGVYYPDKTRVGWWKNGYPEYFAKVLNAPNWIGIEVFVNGEPLDLNTCKKVKKFKRELNMKEGWYQRQFKAVLPNDEKVSVKITRFLSLDLDEVGAINYEITPESDGVEIKFIPYLDSGITNEDSNWDDKFWSTTSVTSEGNQAFIEAHTMKTNFQSCTFMESRLFVDGKAVEKNPTEKKEEIRVAHEYVQTVKQGETISLHKFGGYTVSRNHKASELIEASKKALKKASDFGFDVLLDKQKQAWAKIWEMSDITIDGDVKAQQGIRFNIFQLNQTYLGRDSRLNIGPKGFTGEKYGGSTYWDTEAYCIPFYMATKDQNVARSLLKYRFNHLEKAIENAQKLGFSNGAALYPMVTMNGEECHNEWEITFEEIHRNGAIAFAIFNYYRFTGDYSYIPEMGLEVLIGIARFWHQRANFSTLKNKYVILGVTGPNEYENNINNNWYTNYLAKWCIEYAVEQLHKVEDGYNEDYRRIIGKTKLTDNEVSQWQKVAGNMYFPYSEEKEVFLQQDGFLDKQLITVSELPKTQRPINQKWSWDRILRSPYIKQADVLQGFYFFEDHFSEAELEKHFDFYEPFTVHESSLSPCVHSIQAAKLNRMQQAYTFYLRTSRLDLDDYNKEVEEGLHITSMAGTWMSIVEGFGGMRVVDDKLSFEPKIPEQWKAYSFKINFRHRILKVTVKKGSTELLLSGQEDMSIRLNGERIVLEPNTVKVI from the coding sequence ATGCAAGAATATATAAAAGCCGACCCTTGGTCAATTATTGAGGAAGATTTTGATAAAGAACTGGTTAAATCATCAGAAAGTATCTTTAGTATCGGTAACGGAGCCATGGGGCAACGTGCCAATTTTGAAGAAAACTATACTGGGGAAACCTTTCAAGGAAGCTATATAGCAGGGGTCTATTATCCAGATAAAACCCGCGTGGGCTGGTGGAAAAATGGCTACCCGGAGTATTTTGCCAAGGTTTTGAACGCTCCTAATTGGATAGGTATTGAAGTTTTCGTGAATGGGGAACCTTTAGATTTGAATACCTGTAAAAAGGTGAAAAAATTCAAAAGGGAGCTGAACATGAAAGAAGGCTGGTACCAGCGTCAATTTAAAGCGGTGCTGCCAAATGATGAAAAAGTTTCGGTGAAGATAACTCGTTTTTTATCGCTTGATTTGGATGAAGTAGGAGCTATTAATTACGAAATTACACCTGAGAGTGACGGCGTTGAAATCAAGTTTATACCTTATCTAGATAGCGGCATCACCAATGAGGATTCTAATTGGGATGATAAATTTTGGAGTACCACATCGGTAACTTCAGAGGGCAATCAAGCCTTTATTGAAGCCCATACCATGAAAACCAATTTTCAGAGCTGCACGTTTATGGAAAGCAGGTTGTTTGTGGATGGAAAGGCTGTTGAGAAGAATCCAACAGAGAAGAAGGAAGAAATACGGGTAGCCCACGAGTATGTGCAAACAGTGAAACAAGGTGAAACCATATCACTCCATAAATTTGGAGGATATACCGTTTCCCGAAATCATAAGGCTTCAGAATTGATTGAAGCTTCAAAGAAAGCGTTAAAAAAAGCCTCAGATTTTGGTTTTGATGTGCTTCTGGATAAACAAAAGCAAGCGTGGGCAAAAATTTGGGAGATGAGCGATATCACTATTGATGGTGATGTAAAGGCACAACAAGGTATTCGCTTTAATATTTTCCAACTAAATCAGACTTATCTAGGCCGTGACTCTAGATTGAACATTGGCCCAAAAGGATTCACGGGAGAAAAATATGGAGGAAGCACCTATTGGGATACCGAAGCTTATTGTATTCCTTTTTACATGGCTACCAAAGACCAAAATGTAGCACGTAGCTTATTGAAATATCGATTCAATCATCTTGAAAAAGCGATTGAGAATGCGCAAAAATTAGGTTTTTCCAATGGAGCGGCACTCTACCCAATGGTGACCATGAACGGAGAGGAATGCCATAATGAATGGGAAATTACTTTTGAAGAGATTCATCGTAATGGAGCAATTGCTTTCGCCATATTTAATTATTACAGATTTACGGGCGATTATTCCTATATCCCGGAAATGGGACTTGAAGTGCTTATTGGTATCGCACGTTTTTGGCATCAAAGGGCCAACTTTTCTACATTGAAAAATAAGTATGTTATTTTGGGTGTGACGGGTCCTAATGAATATGAGAATAACATCAACAATAACTGGTATACAAACTATTTGGCCAAATGGTGTATTGAGTATGCGGTAGAACAATTGCATAAGGTTGAAGACGGTTATAATGAGGATTACCGTCGTATCATAGGTAAAACAAAATTAACGGATAACGAGGTTTCGCAATGGCAAAAAGTTGCGGGTAATATGTATTTCCCATATTCAGAAGAAAAGGAAGTCTTTTTGCAACAAGATGGATTTTTAGATAAGCAATTGATTACTGTAAGCGAACTTCCTAAAACGCAAAGACCTATTAATCAGAAGTGGAGTTGGGATCGTATATTACGTTCTCCTTACATTAAACAGGCCGATGTACTTCAGGGCTTTTATTTCTTTGAAGACCACTTTTCCGAAGCTGAACTAGAGAAGCATTTTGACTTTTACGAACCATTTACGGTACACGAATCATCTTTGTCTCCTTGTGTTCATAGTATACAGGCCGCAAAATTAAACCGTATGCAACAGGCATATACGTTTTATCTTAGAACGTCCCGGTTAGACTTGGATGATTACAATAAGGAGGTGGAAGAAGGTCTGCACATTACTTCTATGGCGGGTACGTGGATGAGTATTGTAGAAGGCTTTGGAGGAATGCGGGTGGTTGACGACAAACTTTCTTTTGAGCCTAAAATACCAGAACAGTGGAAAGCGTATTCCTTTAAAATCAATTTTAGACACCGAATTTTAAAAGTGACCGTGAAGAAAGGTAGTACGGAGCTTTTACTTTCCGGTCAAGAAGACATGTCGATCCGTTTGAACGGTGAGCGCATTGTTCTCGAACCGAATACGGTAAAAGTAATCTAG
- a CDS encoding alpha-amylase family glycosyl hydrolase: MAQDKKKVVYHVFTRLFGNTNTTNKPWGTIEENGVGKFADFTGKALQEIKNLGVTHIWYTGVPHHAVINDYTAIGISNDDPDVVKGRAGSPYAVKDYYNVNPDLAKNPENRLKEFQNLITRTHKAGLKVIIDIVPNHVARKYEGKSTPEGKEPFGASDDTSVEYHRDNNFYYIPDTPFKVPEWRDGYEPLGGESHDRADYKFCENPAKWTGNGSRLAQPDFNDWYETVKINYGVRPDGYYDFDVLPDDFGGKDHRAHFEFWNERSVPDSWIKFKDIALYWIEMGVDGFRYDMAEMVPVEFWSYMNSNIKIKKPDAFLMAEVYNPQEYRNYIFRGKMDYLYDKVEMYDSLKGIMQGHGWTDHIPVIKNGTQDIEHHLLHFLENHDEQRIASPDFAGDAKKGKPAMVVSATMTTAPLMIYFGQEVGESAAENAGFGSPTRTSIFDYIGVPHHQRWVNNKKFDGGQLSEDEADLRDFYRRLLSFTVNSSALMGAYQDIHFYNKDHTEYYNHHVLSYVRWSENEKLIVISNFNASDWFGFELKLPENIVQEWQLSEGEYTITDALYGVEKTLKVANGSAQVRIDINPLESFIFSVK; encoded by the coding sequence ATGGCGCAAGACAAAAAGAAGGTCGTTTACCATGTTTTTACAAGATTGTTCGGTAACACCAATACAACCAATAAACCTTGGGGAACTATTGAAGAGAACGGAGTTGGTAAATTTGCGGATTTTACCGGAAAGGCGCTCCAAGAAATCAAAAACCTTGGGGTTACCCATATTTGGTATACAGGTGTGCCGCACCATGCCGTAATTAACGATTACACTGCAATTGGCATTTCCAATGACGACCCGGATGTGGTCAAAGGCAGGGCAGGTTCTCCGTATGCGGTTAAGGATTACTATAACGTTAATCCGGACTTGGCCAAAAATCCTGAAAATAGGCTGAAAGAGTTTCAAAATTTGATTACCAGAACCCATAAAGCAGGGTTAAAAGTGATTATCGACATTGTGCCAAATCACGTAGCACGAAAATATGAGGGGAAATCTACTCCTGAGGGCAAAGAGCCTTTTGGGGCTTCCGATGATACTTCGGTAGAATACCACCGAGATAATAATTTTTATTACATTCCTGATACCCCTTTTAAAGTGCCCGAATGGCGCGATGGCTATGAACCATTGGGAGGGGAAAGCCATGACCGAGCTGATTACAAGTTTTGTGAGAATCCTGCAAAATGGACCGGGAACGGATCACGTTTGGCACAACCTGATTTTAATGATTGGTATGAAACCGTAAAAATAAATTATGGAGTTCGGCCAGATGGATATTATGATTTTGATGTGCTTCCGGATGATTTTGGAGGAAAGGACCATAGAGCTCATTTCGAGTTTTGGAATGAACGGTCCGTACCTGATTCATGGATTAAATTTAAGGATATTGCCCTGTATTGGATAGAAATGGGTGTAGATGGGTTCCGTTATGATATGGCAGAAATGGTTCCTGTGGAATTTTGGAGTTATATGAATTCCAACATCAAAATTAAAAAACCGGATGCTTTTTTAATGGCTGAGGTTTATAATCCGCAAGAATACCGCAATTACATTTTTAGGGGGAAAATGGATTACCTCTATGACAAGGTAGAAATGTATGACTCCTTAAAAGGAATTATGCAAGGCCATGGGTGGACGGATCATATTCCCGTCATTAAGAACGGAACACAGGATATTGAACACCATCTGTTACATTTCTTGGAAAACCATGATGAGCAGCGTATTGCATCTCCGGATTTTGCTGGTGATGCCAAAAAAGGAAAACCTGCAATGGTGGTTTCGGCTACTATGACTACAGCACCGCTCATGATTTATTTTGGGCAGGAAGTGGGGGAATCTGCTGCTGAAAATGCCGGTTTTGGTAGCCCTACGCGGACTTCAATTTTTGATTACATTGGGGTGCCGCACCACCAACGGTGGGTAAATAATAAAAAATTTGATGGTGGTCAGCTTTCAGAAGATGAAGCGGATTTACGTGATTTTTATCGGCGGTTGTTGAGTTTTACGGTCAATAGTAGTGCATTAATGGGGGCATATCAAGACATCCATTTTTACAACAAAGACCACACGGAATATTACAATCACCATGTGCTTTCTTATGTACGTTGGTCGGAGAATGAGAAGTTGATTGTCATTTCTAACTTCAATGCTAGTGATTGGTTCGGTTTTGAGTTGAAACTTCCTGAAAATATTGTTCAAGAATGGCAGTTGTCCGAAGGAGAATATACCATTACTGATGCACTTTACGGCGTAGAGAAGACTTTGAAGGTAGCAAATGGTTCCGCTCAGGTACGTATTGATATCAATCCTTTGGAATCCTTTATTTTTAGTGTAAAATAG